The proteins below come from a single Asanoa ferruginea genomic window:
- a CDS encoding alpha/beta fold hydrolase: MTTFRTVKAGGVDVFFREAGDPGAPKLLLLGGFPASSHQFRNLIPALADRFHVVSPDYPGFGNTEMPDPAQFDYTFDHLADVVDELLERIGFTGPMGIYMQDYGGPIGNRLIDRHRDWLSWQVIQNANLYVEGFTDVWAGVKAMWQDRNPQTEAPVEGLLGPEGIETVYVHGAKDPTLISPDNWNMDLWFLSRPHAHKVQLDLFYDYQSNLALYPQWQEALRTYQPKTLVLWGQNDIFLTPEGGEAYLRDLPDAQLVRLDSGHMAVEDRLEEIVDAVNAFYAERVAG; the protein is encoded by the coding sequence ATGACTACTTTTCGTACCGTCAAAGCCGGTGGTGTTGATGTCTTCTTCCGGGAAGCCGGTGATCCGGGCGCCCCTAAGCTGCTGTTACTCGGTGGCTTTCCGGCCTCGTCGCACCAGTTCCGGAATCTGATTCCGGCCCTGGCTGACCGGTTCCACGTCGTTTCGCCCGACTACCCCGGGTTCGGCAACACCGAGATGCCCGATCCGGCGCAGTTCGACTACACCTTCGACCACCTGGCCGATGTCGTCGACGAGCTGTTGGAGCGGATCGGGTTCACCGGGCCGATGGGCATCTACATGCAGGACTACGGCGGCCCGATCGGCAACCGGCTGATTGACCGGCACCGCGACTGGCTCTCGTGGCAGGTCATTCAGAACGCCAATTTGTACGTCGAAGGCTTCACCGACGTATGGGCCGGCGTCAAGGCGATGTGGCAGGACCGGAATCCGCAGACCGAAGCACCCGTGGAGGGGCTGCTCGGGCCCGAGGGCATCGAGACCGTCTACGTCCACGGCGCGAAGGATCCGACTCTGATCAGCCCGGACAACTGGAACATGGACCTGTGGTTCCTGAGCCGCCCCCACGCGCACAAGGTGCAGCTCGATCTGTTCTACGACTACCAGTCCAACCTGGCCCTCTACCCACAGTGGCAGGAGGCGCTGCGCACCTACCAGCCCAAGACGCTGGTGCTGTGGGGGCAGAACGACATCTTCCTGACCCCGGAGGGCGGCGAGGCCTACCTGCGCGACCTGCCCGACGCCCAACTGGTGCGCCTCGACTCCGGGCACATGGCCGTGGAAGACCGGCTCGAGGAGATCGTCGACGCCGTCAACGCGTTCTACGCCGAACGGGTCGCCGGGTGA
- a CDS encoding SAM-dependent methyltransferase — MTDLTAQLQSDIPHAARIWNYWMGGVDNYPADRAAGDAVASVYPEIRLMARDSRRFLTRAVRFLAAERGIRQFLDIGTGLPVMQNTHEIAREIAPETRTVYVDKDPLVLVHAQALLGEAGSDEQVTYLQADYYEPEKIIAAAANTLDFSAPVAVMFMGVMGYEPDLTVVRSIIDRVVAATASGSYLVFWDSTDTTPSVVEGAKRLVESGGDEYHLRSQAELASIFTGLDLVEPGLAQITAWHADPDEEPEQTDAFGGVARKP, encoded by the coding sequence ATGACCGACCTCACGGCGCAGCTTCAGTCCGACATCCCGCACGCCGCCCGCATCTGGAACTACTGGATGGGCGGGGTCGACAACTACCCCGCCGACCGCGCGGCCGGTGACGCCGTCGCAAGCGTCTACCCGGAGATCCGCCTGATGGCCCGCGACTCGCGCCGGTTCCTGACGCGCGCGGTGCGCTTCCTGGCCGCCGAGCGAGGCATCCGGCAGTTCCTCGACATCGGCACAGGCCTGCCGGTCATGCAGAACACCCACGAGATCGCGCGCGAGATCGCGCCGGAGACCCGCACGGTCTACGTCGACAAGGACCCGCTGGTGCTGGTGCACGCCCAGGCGTTGCTCGGCGAGGCCGGCTCCGACGAGCAGGTCACCTATTTGCAGGCCGACTATTACGAGCCCGAGAAAATCATCGCGGCGGCCGCGAACACCCTCGACTTCTCCGCGCCGGTGGCCGTGATGTTCATGGGCGTAATGGGCTACGAGCCCGACCTGACGGTGGTGCGCTCGATCATCGACCGGGTAGTCGCCGCGACGGCGTCGGGCAGCTATCTGGTCTTCTGGGACAGCACCGACACAACCCCCAGCGTCGTCGAGGGCGCCAAACGCCTCGTGGAAAGCGGCGGCGACGAATACCACCTGCGCAGCCAGGCCGAACTGGCCTCGATCTTCACGGGCCTGGACCTGGTCGAGCCGGGCCTCGCTCAGATCACGGCCTGGCACGCCGACCCCGACGAGGAGCCGGAGCAGACCGACGCCTTCGGCGGGGTGGCCCGCAAACCCTGA
- a CDS encoding S-(hydroxymethyl)mycothiol dehydrogenase gives MQQVQGVVARKKGAPVEIVTINVPDPGPGEAVVKVQSCGVCHTDLHYRDGGINDDFPFLLGHEAAGIVESVGPDVRGLAPGDFVVLNWRAVCGQCRACTRGDLHYCFATHNAKQKMTLDDGTELSAALGIGSLAEKTLVAAGQCTKVDPAARPAAVGLLGCGVMAGIGAAIHTGGITRGRSIAVIGCGGVGVAAIAGAALAGASPIIAVDIDAKKLAKAKELGATHTVDSSKTDPVEEIKRICAQVYEGADGADVVIEAVGRPETWKQAFYARDLAGTVVLVGVPTPDMKVPDLPLIDVFGRGGALKSSWYGDCLPSRDFPMLVDLYRQGRLDLDAFVTEEIALTDVEAAFDTMHRGDALRSVVIF, from the coding sequence ATGCAGCAGGTTCAGGGCGTGGTCGCCCGCAAGAAGGGTGCCCCGGTCGAGATCGTCACGATCAACGTGCCCGACCCGGGCCCGGGCGAGGCCGTGGTCAAGGTGCAGTCCTGCGGGGTCTGCCACACCGACCTGCACTATCGCGACGGTGGGATCAACGACGACTTCCCGTTCCTGCTCGGCCACGAGGCCGCCGGCATCGTCGAGTCGGTCGGCCCCGACGTCAGGGGCCTGGCGCCCGGTGACTTCGTGGTGCTCAACTGGCGCGCGGTCTGCGGCCAGTGCCGCGCCTGCACGCGCGGCGACCTGCACTACTGCTTCGCGACGCACAACGCCAAGCAGAAGATGACGCTCGACGACGGCACCGAACTCTCGGCGGCCCTCGGCATCGGCTCGCTCGCCGAGAAGACCCTGGTGGCCGCCGGCCAGTGCACGAAGGTCGACCCGGCGGCCCGACCCGCGGCGGTCGGCCTGCTCGGCTGCGGCGTGATGGCCGGCATCGGCGCCGCGATCCACACCGGCGGGATCACCCGCGGCCGGAGCATCGCGGTCATCGGCTGCGGCGGCGTCGGCGTGGCCGCGATCGCCGGTGCGGCCCTGGCCGGCGCGAGCCCGATCATCGCCGTCGACATCGACGCGAAGAAGCTGGCCAAGGCCAAGGAGCTGGGTGCCACCCACACCGTCGACTCCTCGAAGACCGACCCGGTCGAGGAGATCAAAAGAATCTGCGCCCAGGTGTACGAAGGTGCCGACGGCGCCGACGTCGTCATCGAGGCCGTCGGCCGCCCGGAGACCTGGAAGCAGGCGTTCTACGCCCGCGACCTGGCCGGCACGGTCGTCCTGGTCGGCGTGCCGACCCCCGACATGAAGGTGCCCGACCTGCCGCTGATCGACGTCTTCGGCCGCGGCGGCGCGCTGAAGTCGAGCTGGTACGGCGACTGCCTGCCCAGCCGCGACTTCCCCATGCTGGTCGACCTCTACCGCCAGGGCCGCCTCGACCTCGACGCGTTCGTCACCGAGGAGATCGCCCTGACCGACGTCGAGGCGGCGTTCGACACCATGCACCGCGGCGACGCCCTCCGGTCCGTCGTCATCTTCTAG
- a CDS encoding class I SAM-dependent methyltransferase, translated as MFDYDAELRQHNLRLRAAAAVGPHDRVLDIGCGGGQTTREAAEAAVNGSAVGVDISPRLLEQARARSAGLPNVAFEQADAQVHPFQRASFDVCISRFGTMFFADPVAAFSNIALALRPGARLVLLVWQDADRNEWSTVVRQALSAPAKAGPNAFSLADPTATEKILTAAGFTGIGFTDVREPVYYGPDTAAAYHAILELQQPTGVLAALDPATADEARARLRAAVAARETADGVFFDSRAWLITARRDDA; from the coding sequence TTGTTCGACTACGACGCCGAACTGCGCCAGCACAACCTTCGGCTGCGCGCCGCCGCCGCGGTCGGACCGCACGACCGGGTGCTCGACATCGGTTGTGGCGGCGGTCAGACCACCCGGGAGGCCGCCGAGGCCGCGGTCAACGGCAGTGCGGTGGGCGTCGACATCTCCCCGCGACTGCTCGAACAGGCCCGCGCGCGCAGTGCGGGGCTGCCCAACGTCGCCTTCGAACAGGCCGACGCCCAGGTTCACCCGTTCCAGCGCGCCTCCTTCGACGTCTGCATCAGCCGCTTCGGCACGATGTTCTTCGCCGATCCGGTCGCCGCGTTCAGCAACATCGCGCTCGCCCTGCGCCCCGGGGCCCGGCTGGTGCTGCTGGTCTGGCAGGACGCCGACCGCAACGAGTGGTCGACGGTGGTCCGGCAGGCCCTCAGCGCCCCCGCCAAGGCCGGCCCCAACGCGTTCTCGCTGGCCGACCCCACCGCGACGGAGAAGATCCTGACAGCGGCCGGGTTCACCGGGATCGGCTTCACCGACGTCCGTGAGCCGGTCTACTACGGGCCGGACACCGCGGCGGCCTACCACGCGATCCTTGAACTTCAGCAACCCACCGGCGTGCTGGCGGCGCTCGATCCGGCAACCGCCGACGAGGCCCGCGCGCGGTTGCGGGCCGCCGTCGCGGCGCGCGAAACCGCCGACGGCGTCTTCTTCGACTCGCGTGCCTGGCTGATCACCGCGCGCCGCGACGACGCGTGA